In bacterium, a single window of DNA contains:
- a CDS encoding ABC transporter permease, whose translation MSSWEIRLDRMTVRWDRFATGLLRAYLVLAYAFLFAPIAVTIVSSFNADRFVTLPWRGFTWHWYDLVIRNRDLIFPLRNSVVVAAGVGLMSVLLGFLGAYGLTRTRGRWQGLYTLGLISPLAVPWILLGLGLLVFFTRIGIPKSLFTVWISHTIFAAPLAMLIIRGRLLTMRRSYEEAAWDLGAGRLRAIWEVVLPLAGPGLAGAFLLTFTLSFDEFILAWFVSGFDETLPVKIWGMMRSGINPTISAIGAIVFVMSITLSILGQAFQRRGTAT comes from the coding sequence GTGAGCTCCTGGGAGATCCGACTGGATCGGATGACCGTGCGCTGGGATCGGTTCGCGACCGGCCTGCTTCGCGCTTATCTGGTGCTGGCCTATGCCTTTCTCTTTGCGCCGATTGCCGTCACGATCGTTTCGTCCTTCAACGCAGACCGGTTTGTGACGCTGCCGTGGCGGGGATTCACCTGGCATTGGTATGACCTAGTCATCCGGAACCGCGACCTGATCTTCCCCTTGCGGAATAGCGTTGTGGTGGCCGCGGGCGTGGGCCTGATGTCCGTCTTGCTCGGCTTCCTGGGCGCGTACGGGCTGACCAGGACCCGGGGCCGCTGGCAGGGCCTCTACACGCTGGGGCTGATCTCGCCGCTAGCAGTACCCTGGATCCTGCTGGGCCTGGGGCTCTTGGTGTTCTTCACGCGCATTGGCATTCCGAAATCCCTCTTCACCGTCTGGATCAGCCATACGATCTTCGCCGCACCGCTGGCCATGCTCATCATTCGCGGCCGCCTGCTCACGATGCGCCGGAGCTATGAGGAGGCCGCCTGGGATCTCGGTGCGGGCCGGCTCCGTGCGATTTGGGAGGTCGTGCTGCCACTTGCGGGGCCAGGCCTGGCCGGCGCTTTTCTTCTGACATTCACGTTGTCATTTGACGAGTTCATCCTGGCGTGGTTCGTCTCCGGTTTCGATGAGACGCTTCCGGTAAAGATCTGGGGGATGATGCGGTCGGGGATCAATCCGACCATCAGCGCGATCGGAGCGATCGTGTTTGTCATGTCGATTACGTTGAGCATTCTGGGACAGGCATTCCAGCGACGAGGCACGGCGACATGA
- a CDS encoding corrinoid protein — protein sequence MVTDLRELPTAIVEGNAVRVKELVQAALDEHVPPEDLVSRWMIPAMTEVGARFERQEFFVPEMLVSARAMQAGLALLKPLLAQRAVRPVATVVIGTVRGDLHDVGKNLVAMMLEGAGFQVVDLGVDVPAARFVQAVHEHQAEILGISSLLTTTMPQMEAVIRALAEAGLRERVKVLVGGAPVTDRFAAGIGADGYGESATAAVRVAKSVLGLPEGP from the coding sequence GTGGTGACTGATCTTCGGGAACTCCCGACCGCCATCGTCGAGGGGAATGCCGTCCGGGTGAAGGAACTCGTCCAGGCGGCGCTGGACGAGCACGTGCCCCCGGAAGATCTGGTGAGCCGCTGGATGATTCCGGCGATGACGGAGGTGGGGGCGCGATTCGAGCGCCAAGAGTTCTTCGTACCGGAGATGCTGGTCTCCGCACGGGCGATGCAGGCGGGCCTGGCGCTCCTCAAGCCGCTCCTGGCCCAGCGGGCCGTCAGGCCGGTCGCCACCGTGGTCATCGGGACCGTTCGGGGCGACCTGCACGATGTCGGGAAGAACCTGGTTGCGATGATGCTGGAAGGGGCAGGGTTCCAGGTGGTGGACCTGGGGGTGGACGTTCCCGCCGCGCGTTTCGTCCAGGCGGTGCACGAGCACCAGGCGGAGATTCTCGGGATCTCGTCCCTGCTGACGACGACAATGCCCCAGATGGAGGCGGTGATCCGCGCTCTGGCGGAGGCAGGGCTACGGGAGCGCGTGAAGGTCCTGGTGGGCGGAGCCCCGGTCACGGACCGGTTCGCGGCAGGGATCGGCGCCGACGGGTACGGCGAGAGCGCGACCGCAGCCGTGAGGGTTGCCAAGAGCGTCCTGGGGCTACCCGAAGGCCCGTGA
- a CDS encoding LacI family DNA-binding transcriptional regulator, whose amino-acid sequence MNVRRSHPNLSDVARDAGVSQSTVSRVLNNSAPVRESVRARVVASLTSLGYEPPPARPNASALQGAVVLLVPDILNPFFAEIARGVQDEGGMDGSMTVLVDTTEDPAREEQILRALTGQAISGAIICGSRLSFEQLVSVRSRHRMPMVVLNRCIRHPGIPCVTVDSENATYRATRHLLDLHHTRIACISGPNTSEASQARRRGIVTALAEAALDLRPELCVSSLPNVSGGFLAMSSLLAQPPVDRPTAVIVYNDIMAFGVLHAVRAHRLRVPEDISVIGFDDIAMAAHADPPLTTIAQPKYRMGRLAMQLLRRIIQGQPLPGEGYSLMESPLTVRESTGPAPAGNA is encoded by the coding sequence GTGAACGTCAGGAGATCTCACCCAAACCTCTCCGACGTGGCACGCGATGCCGGCGTTTCCCAGTCCACGGTGTCCCGCGTGCTCAACAACAGCGCACCGGTGCGTGAAAGCGTCCGGGCGCGCGTTGTTGCCTCCCTCACCTCCCTGGGCTATGAGCCACCTCCCGCGCGTCCGAACGCCTCTGCCCTGCAGGGCGCCGTCGTTCTCCTGGTTCCCGACATCCTGAACCCCTTCTTTGCTGAGATCGCGCGGGGTGTTCAAGACGAGGGAGGCATGGACGGGTCCATGACCGTCCTGGTTGATACGACCGAGGACCCGGCGCGAGAAGAACAGATCCTTCGTGCGCTGACCGGACAGGCAATCAGCGGTGCCATTATCTGCGGCTCCCGCCTCTCCTTCGAGCAGCTGGTTTCTGTGCGCAGCCGCCACAGGATGCCGATGGTTGTGCTGAATCGGTGCATCCGGCACCCTGGGATTCCCTGTGTGACCGTTGACTCCGAAAACGCTACTTACCGCGCGACGCGTCACCTCCTTGATCTGCATCACACCCGCATCGCCTGTATATCCGGACCGAATACCTCCGAGGCCTCACAGGCGCGGCGGCGCGGAATTGTGACTGCTCTGGCTGAAGCAGCGCTCGACTTGCGGCCCGAATTGTGTGTCAGCAGTCTGCCGAACGTGAGCGGGGGGTTTCTGGCGATGAGTTCACTGCTGGCGCAGCCACCGGTGGACCGCCCAACCGCCGTGATTGTCTACAACGACATCATGGCCTTTGGCGTCCTGCACGCCGTGCGGGCACACCGCCTGCGGGTGCCAGAGGATATCTCCGTCATCGGCTTCGACGATATCGCGATGGCGGCTCACGCGGACCCGCCCCTGACGACCATTGCTCAACCCAAGTACCGCATGGGCCGCCTGGCGATGCAGCTCCTGCGCCGCATAATTCAGGGGCAGCCGCTTCCCGGCGAGGGCTACTCGCTGATGGAGAGCCCGCTGACCGTTCGCGAATCCACTGGGCCCGCGCCCGCCGGCAACGCATAG
- a CDS encoding cupin domain-containing protein, whose translation MTRYVFSTTDTVRYRLPTHTNDLIMDRAEAETSEAFVVTLEPGESTPQHSHHDTEQVFYVMEGVGVLQIGETPESYPVNPGDLVRIPPHTIHKIACTGPQPVRYLAVDAFVGGRPKDEPTWDIHMRAVCEMNGWDFDRVRSEK comes from the coding sequence ATGACAAGGTATGTTTTCAGTACCACCGACACCGTGCGGTATCGTCTCCCGACCCACACCAATGATCTGATCATGGATCGCGCTGAGGCGGAGACCTCTGAGGCCTTTGTCGTCACGTTGGAACCAGGCGAGTCCACGCCCCAGCACTCCCATCACGACACGGAGCAAGTCTTCTATGTCATGGAGGGCGTTGGAGTCCTGCAAATCGGTGAGACGCCGGAATCCTACCCCGTGAATCCTGGGGACCTGGTTCGCATACCCCCGCATACGATACACAAGATCGCGTGCACCGGCCCGCAGCCGGTGCGCTATCTGGCTGTCGACGCCTTCGTGGGTGGGAGACCCAAAGATGAACCCACCTGGGACATCCACATGAGGGCCGTGTGCGAGATGAACGGCTGGGACTTCGACCGGGTACGGTCTGAGAAGTAA
- a CDS encoding ABC transporter permease has product MRTPPSETAIRRDRWALWFLLPISAWQAVFYLSSAAFMFLVSFWVMQDYKLVPTWTLQNYAIFFKEFIYFKAYLTSLVFATTTVLITMVVAYPFAYALVFVVPKRLLTVALVAVIAPFWTNYLVRAYAWQIILANNGIMNYVLQRLRLITEPIDILYTLLAARIGIVHFLLAIMTLILYTTLEGIDKNLLEAADDLGAGRLRTFSEVILPLSSGGLVAGGMFAFVLAFADFVSPAVLGGQAQRVFPQIVVDAVQWTVNWPQASAFAVIMVVTILSIVGLFARWMRFAGFGLAVER; this is encoded by the coding sequence ATGCGCACACCACCGTCCGAGACGGCGATTCGGCGGGATCGGTGGGCCTTGTGGTTCCTGCTGCCCATCAGTGCATGGCAGGCGGTCTTCTACTTATCCTCGGCTGCGTTCATGTTCCTGGTCAGCTTCTGGGTCATGCAGGACTACAAGTTGGTACCCACATGGACCCTCCAGAACTACGCCATCTTCTTCAAGGAGTTCATCTACTTCAAGGCCTACTTGACCTCGCTGGTGTTTGCCACGACAACGGTCCTCATCACGATGGTGGTGGCCTATCCATTTGCCTATGCGCTGGTGTTTGTTGTCCCGAAGCGCCTGCTAACCGTTGCCCTCGTCGCGGTGATTGCGCCATTCTGGACGAACTACTTGGTGCGGGCCTACGCCTGGCAGATCATCCTGGCGAACAACGGGATCATGAACTACGTGCTTCAGCGCCTGCGTCTGATTACAGAGCCGATCGATATCCTCTATACCCTCCTGGCCGCGCGTATCGGGATTGTGCACTTCCTGCTGGCCATCATGACACTCATCCTCTATACGACCCTTGAGGGCATCGACAAGAACCTGCTCGAAGCAGCCGACGATCTAGGGGCGGGGCGCCTCCGGACTTTTTCTGAGGTCATCCTACCCCTCAGTTCTGGCGGCCTTGTGGCAGGAGGGATGTTCGCATTCGTCCTGGCGTTCGCCGATTTCGTCTCTCCTGCGGTCCTGGGTGGTCAGGCCCAGCGGGTCTTCCCACAGATTGTCGTGGATGCAGTGCAGTGGACGGTGAACTGGCCCCAGGCGTCGGCATTCGCGGTGATTATGGTCGTGACCATCCTCTCGATTGTCGGCCTTTTCGCTCGGTGGATGCGGTTCGCGGGCTTTGGCCTGGCGGTGGAACGGTGA
- a CDS encoding uroporphyrinogen decarboxylase family protein, whose protein sequence is MSPWERFVVVARGGQADRVPVALIVDSPWLPGHAGIDTLDYFLRPDEWLRINLGLSDRFPEVAWIPGLWVEYGMAIEPSAFGARVLWHHDQPPSIEPVRGGLAVLVEMEPPDPWRHGLMPLVLQRYADAERRLLPEGVKVQVVAARGPFAVAAWLLGVSEFLIALKVEPDASSRLLDTLTATTIAWLRAQLNVLRAPEGILLLDDIAGMLSPVMFEQFAQPRLSRIFREFGGLVKIFHNDTPCAHLAGPMSTLGLDVFNFSHTMDIADLQAKMPGVAMMGNVPPLDVMARGTPAEVAVWAQECVRKTGGRGLILSAGGGVSPGTPPEAIDALVQAAGG, encoded by the coding sequence ATGTCACCCTGGGAACGGTTCGTTGTGGTTGCGCGGGGCGGGCAGGCCGACCGGGTGCCCGTCGCGTTGATTGTGGATAGCCCCTGGCTGCCCGGTCACGCCGGCATCGACACCCTGGACTACTTTCTCCGGCCCGACGAGTGGCTACGCATCAACCTGGGGCTGAGCGACCGGTTTCCCGAAGTGGCCTGGATTCCCGGGTTATGGGTCGAGTACGGCATGGCAATCGAACCGTCCGCCTTCGGCGCGCGCGTGCTATGGCATCACGACCAGCCGCCGTCCATTGAGCCAGTGAGGGGCGGTCTTGCCGTGCTCGTCGAGATGGAACCCCCTGATCCGTGGCGACACGGCCTGATGCCGTTGGTCCTGCAGCGCTACGCCGACGCAGAACGTCGGTTGTTGCCGGAGGGCGTCAAAGTGCAGGTGGTTGCTGCGCGCGGCCCGTTCGCCGTGGCAGCGTGGTTGCTTGGTGTGAGCGAGTTCCTGATCGCGCTCAAAGTGGAACCCGACGCCAGCAGCCGTCTGCTCGATACTCTCACGGCGACTACGATCGCATGGCTGCGCGCGCAACTGAACGTGCTCCGCGCACCCGAGGGCATCCTGCTGCTCGACGACATCGCCGGCATGCTCTCGCCGGTGATGTTCGAGCAGTTTGCCCAACCGCGTCTTTCCCGCATATTTCGTGAATTCGGCGGACTGGTCAAGATCTTCCACAACGACACTCCCTGCGCGCATCTCGCCGGGCCTATGTCCACGCTTGGTCTCGATGTGTTCAACTTCAGCCACACCATGGACATTGCCGACCTCCAAGCGAAGATGCCGGGGGTTGCGATGATGGGCAACGTTCCACCGCTGGATGTAATGGCGCGCGGCACACCGGCGGAAGTGGCGGTTTGGGCGCAGGAGTGCGTACGCAAGACCGGCGGAAGGGGCCTGATCCTATCTGCGGGTGGAGGTGTCAGCCCAGGAACGCCGCCCGAGGCGATCGATGCACTTGTCCAAGCAGCGGGAGGATGA
- a CDS encoding creatininase: MALLGDDISHLTWPEFADRIGRSVVVIPVGSVEQHGPHLPLGVDAFIPYHLGLRLAARLPVLVTPPIWYAGPSDPVSGGGQRFPGTLALQGTTLIELTTDVLREFIRQGARCLALLNGHFENTAFLAEASRRVLPLDDSSSRKIVIINWWEHVPDEALQRLFPEGFPGWEVEHASLTETSLMQALLPELVHVDRLPTGAGRGRRAPRHKVFPEPVGLVPPSGILYTASGASASTGEALVQVLLDAIEEVLRAEFPL; encoded by the coding sequence ATGGCGCTTCTGGGCGACGACATCTCACACCTCACCTGGCCGGAGTTTGCGGATCGAATCGGCCGCTCCGTGGTTGTGATCCCTGTGGGATCTGTCGAGCAGCACGGCCCTCACCTGCCCCTGGGCGTGGATGCGTTCATTCCGTACCACCTGGGGCTGCGGCTGGCGGCGCGGCTGCCGGTCCTTGTTACGCCGCCGATCTGGTATGCTGGCCCGTCGGATCCGGTGAGCGGAGGCGGACAGCGATTCCCGGGGACACTGGCGCTCCAGGGAACGACCTTGATTGAGTTGACCACCGATGTCCTTCGAGAGTTCATTAGACAAGGAGCCCGGTGCTTGGCCCTTCTGAATGGTCACTTCGAGAACACAGCGTTTCTCGCCGAAGCGTCTCGCCGCGTCCTCCCCCTCGATGACTCCTCCAGCCGGAAGATCGTCATTATCAACTGGTGGGAGCACGTGCCGGACGAGGCGCTGCAGAGGCTGTTCCCAGAAGGGTTCCCCGGCTGGGAGGTTGAGCACGCGAGTCTGACCGAAACATCGTTGATGCAGGCACTCCTGCCTGAACTCGTGCACGTTGACCGACTCCCCACCGGCGCGGGCCGGGGGCGGCGTGCGCCGCGCCATAAGGTGTTTCCCGAGCCGGTGGGTCTGGTTCCCCCAAGTGGCATCCTCTACACGGCGAGCGGGGCGTCCGCCTCCACGGGAGAGGCGCTTGTTCAGGTCCTGCTTGACGCGATCGAAGAGGTGCTGAGAGCAGAGTTCCCGCTCTAG
- a CDS encoding ABC transporter ATP-binding protein, with translation MTAESDVELVHVTKHYGDVVAVNDISLQVRPGEFLTLLGPSGSGKTTILRMVGGFEAVSAGDVLIKGRTMTGEPPHRRDTSMVFQDYALFPHKSVGENIAFGLKMRGVAPEERRRRVQGVLDLVDLPGVAHRMPYQLSGGQRQRVALARSLVIRPSVLLLDEPLGALDAQIRKHMQVEIKTLQQRLGLTFLYVTHDQEEAMVISDRIAILRNGVLEQIGPPEEVYERPASRFVASFLGECNLLTGVVHALRGATLVIDSPEIGPLQGSAPHLSPVLVPGQAVTIGIRPERMRVGWQDGDRVNSKSGRVHQAAFSGTVTRYTVRVGGADIVVAALGPKAHSVGDEVTLSWAVEDTIVIPGPPGEPAQPPDNPGIR, from the coding sequence GTGACTGCAGAGTCTGACGTCGAACTCGTCCACGTGACGAAGCACTACGGCGATGTCGTCGCGGTGAATGATATCTCCCTGCAAGTGCGCCCTGGCGAATTCCTGACGCTCCTCGGGCCGAGTGGCTCTGGAAAGACCACGATCCTGCGCATGGTGGGGGGATTCGAGGCGGTTTCAGCCGGCGACGTACTCATCAAGGGCCGCACTATGACCGGTGAGCCCCCGCACCGCCGGGATACCAGCATGGTCTTCCAGGACTACGCGTTGTTTCCCCACAAGAGCGTGGGGGAGAACATCGCGTTTGGCCTGAAGATGCGGGGTGTAGCGCCCGAGGAGCGCCGGCGGCGGGTCCAGGGGGTTCTCGATCTCGTGGACCTGCCAGGCGTAGCCCATCGCATGCCCTATCAACTGAGCGGAGGCCAGCGCCAGCGGGTGGCGCTGGCCCGCTCGCTGGTGATCCGCCCGTCGGTGCTTCTTCTGGATGAACCACTAGGAGCTCTTGACGCCCAGATACGGAAGCACATGCAGGTTGAGATCAAGACGCTCCAGCAGAGGCTTGGGCTGACATTCTTGTACGTGACGCATGACCAGGAAGAGGCGATGGTGATCAGCGACCGCATCGCCATCCTGCGCAACGGGGTGCTTGAACAGATTGGGCCGCCGGAAGAGGTCTACGAACGCCCGGCCTCCCGCTTCGTAGCCAGCTTCCTTGGGGAGTGCAACCTGCTAACGGGTGTTGTCCACGCCCTCCGCGGCGCGACCCTGGTCATTGACAGCCCCGAGATCGGGCCGTTGCAGGGTTCGGCGCCGCACCTCTCGCCGGTTCTCGTACCCGGCCAGGCGGTCACAATCGGGATTCGTCCCGAGAGGATGCGGGTCGGCTGGCAGGACGGGGATCGCGTCAATTCGAAGTCAGGGCGCGTACACCAGGCGGCATTCTCGGGAACGGTTACCCGCTATACGGTCCGGGTGGGGGGAGCCGACATCGTGGTGGCCGCGCTCGGGCCCAAGGCGCACTCCGTGGGAGATGAGGTTACGCTCTCGTGGGCAGTTGAGGACACGATCGTGATTCCAGGGCCGCCGGGCGAGCCCGCCCAACCACCAGACAATCCGGGAATACGATGA
- a CDS encoding spermidine/putrescine ABC transporter substrate-binding protein: MLRGRVRMHPAVAVVAVAALISLVFVGTPLSAQQKIGGTLNILVMPGYEEDQIIKPFEERYGVKVNAKIYPSSDQMFSMLSVAKPGEWDVTTPDTPWIAKLVKANLLMPLTPSEYPVVSDFFSRWQKFDQNYVNNTMYGLVSRFGFYGIVYNSKHVKAEETRSIKIMWNAKYKKKIVLFDWYLPNMGMLGRYLGFKQPYRIAGADYKKLEDTLISLRPQVGIIAATNSDTIQALANESAWLSFGGEWLQVLLKEQGRPLELTIPDEGGVSWTEALVIMKNSQNVPAAKAYVQYILSPEVQAKLAWANAFHAMVPNKMASKYLKLEQARAIFMDDAARLERILGRIATREIPANEAQWKLTWERFKSR, from the coding sequence ATGCTACGAGGCAGGGTTCGTATGCACCCCGCGGTGGCCGTTGTCGCTGTCGCCGCGCTGATCTCGCTCGTGTTTGTCGGCACCCCGTTGTCAGCACAGCAGAAGATCGGGGGCACGCTGAATATCCTCGTGATGCCGGGCTACGAAGAGGATCAGATCATCAAGCCCTTCGAGGAACGCTACGGCGTCAAGGTCAACGCCAAGATCTATCCTAGCTCCGACCAGATGTTCTCCATGCTGAGCGTGGCCAAGCCAGGCGAATGGGACGTGACGACCCCGGACACGCCGTGGATCGCCAAGCTGGTCAAAGCCAATCTCCTCATGCCCCTCACCCCATCTGAGTATCCGGTGGTGAGCGACTTCTTCTCCCGCTGGCAGAAGTTCGACCAGAACTACGTTAACAACACGATGTACGGCCTGGTGAGCCGCTTCGGCTTCTACGGGATCGTTTACAACTCCAAGCACGTGAAGGCGGAAGAGACCCGTTCTATCAAGATCATGTGGAATGCGAAGTACAAGAAGAAGATCGTCCTGTTTGACTGGTACCTTCCCAACATGGGCATGCTGGGGCGATACCTAGGCTTCAAGCAGCCGTATCGCATCGCCGGCGCCGACTACAAGAAGCTAGAGGACACCCTCATATCGCTGAGGCCGCAGGTGGGCATCATCGCGGCGACCAACTCGGATACCATCCAGGCGCTTGCCAACGAGAGCGCGTGGCTGAGCTTCGGAGGCGAGTGGCTGCAGGTGCTTCTGAAGGAGCAGGGCCGACCTCTCGAGCTCACGATTCCCGATGAGGGCGGGGTGAGCTGGACCGAAGCCCTCGTGATCATGAAGAACAGCCAGAACGTGCCGGCGGCCAAGGCCTATGTGCAATACATTCTGAGCCCCGAGGTGCAGGCGAAACTCGCCTGGGCGAACGCGTTCCACGCCATGGTGCCTAACAAGATGGCATCGAAGTACCTCAAACTCGAACAGGCCCGGGCGATCTTCATGGACGATGCCGCCCGGTTGGAGCGCATCTTGGGTCGGATCGCCACTCGAGAGATCCCAGCGAACGAGGCTCAGTGGAAGTTGACCTGGGAGCGATTCAAGAGCCGCTGA
- a CDS encoding uroporphyrinogen decarboxylase family protein, with protein MNSRERLLTALDHREPDRVPFDLVSTQVTGIHVLAYQSLRGHIGLPPVEPRMCDTIQQLALPDEDLIEHFGVDVRGLFPLNSHNWHITNADVGDAWEYTDEWGITHRRPKPDGLYYSIVRSPLEGAALTLDDLRAHGWPNTGDPRRIAGLHEQATEYRAQGKAVMIKGVLAGILEMAQRVRGTEDCLADMAASEVLACAILDKMLELKLAFWEMALPRLAAVIDVVSEADDYGTQTSQLISPRMFRRLLKPRLKILFDRIKQLAPGARLFFHSCGNVRPLLPDFIEMGVDILNPVHIRASGMEPACLKRDFGKDIVFWGGGVDTQEVLPFGTPQQVKDDVKRNVEALAPGGGFVFSTVHNIQADVPPENIIAMWEAAQELGGYAAS; from the coding sequence GTGAACTCCCGCGAGCGCCTGCTCACCGCGCTCGATCACCGCGAACCCGACCGTGTGCCATTTGATCTCGTCAGCACGCAGGTCACCGGCATTCACGTCCTCGCCTACCAGAGTCTGCGCGGGCACATCGGCCTCCCGCCCGTAGAACCGCGGATGTGCGACACGATCCAGCAGCTTGCGCTGCCCGACGAGGATCTGATCGAGCACTTCGGTGTTGATGTGCGCGGATTGTTCCCGCTCAACAGCCACAACTGGCACATCACCAATGCGGATGTGGGCGACGCCTGGGAGTACACCGATGAGTGGGGCATCACGCATCGGCGCCCTAAGCCCGACGGCCTTTACTACTCCATTGTGCGCTCTCCGCTGGAGGGGGCGGCCCTCACACTCGACGACCTTCGCGCGCACGGGTGGCCCAATACGGGCGATCCGCGGCGCATCGCAGGCCTGCACGAGCAGGCCACGGAGTACCGGGCGCAGGGCAAGGCCGTGATGATCAAGGGCGTGCTGGCAGGGATCCTCGAGATGGCCCAGCGCGTGCGCGGCACAGAGGACTGCCTGGCGGACATGGCCGCCAGCGAGGTGCTCGCGTGCGCGATTCTCGACAAGATGCTCGAACTCAAACTGGCCTTTTGGGAAATGGCCCTGCCACGGCTCGCCGCTGTGATCGACGTGGTCTCGGAAGCAGATGATTACGGGACGCAAACATCGCAGCTCATCTCTCCGCGCATGTTCCGCAGGCTCCTCAAGCCGCGATTGAAGATCCTGTTCGACCGCATCAAGCAACTAGCCCCCGGGGCCCGGCTCTTCTTCCACTCGTGCGGCAACGTGCGCCCGCTCCTGCCGGACTTCATCGAGATGGGCGTAGACATCTTGAATCCTGTGCACATCCGCGCAAGCGGGATGGAGCCGGCTTGCCTCAAGCGCGACTTCGGCAAGGATATTGTTTTCTGGGGCGGGGGCGTAGACACGCAGGAGGTCCTGCCGTTCGGCACGCCCCAGCAGGTGAAGGACGACGTGAAGCGCAACGTAGAGGCCCTCGCGCCCGGCGGCGGCTTTGTCTTCAGCACCGTGCACAACATCCAGGCCGACGTTCCGCCTGAGAATATCATCGCGATGTGGGAAGCGGCGCAGGAACTCGGGGGGTACGCGGCCTCTTGA
- a CDS encoding nitroreductase family deazaflavin-dependent oxidoreductase, with product MDLSRIPPQRLRGWFKTFNKFMVLLWRLGLGSYGNGTRYGGYVMVLKHTGRKTGLTRLTPLNFADVGGDIYCTAGFGQAADWYRNITVNPRVEVWLPDGRWSGSAEDVTGRPDRIDLFRRVIIASGFAGPLFGVNEKKITDAEVESLLGTYRLVRIQREQAVTGRGGPGDLAWVWPLAALILVLLLVVRGWRRLDRAFSFEE from the coding sequence ATGGACCTGTCCCGCATACCTCCTCAACGACTCCGTGGGTGGTTCAAGACCTTCAACAAGTTCATGGTTCTGCTGTGGCGCTTGGGCCTCGGGAGCTATGGGAACGGCACCAGGTACGGCGGATACGTCATGGTTCTCAAGCACACCGGCAGGAAGACCGGCCTCACCCGCCTGACCCCCCTCAACTTCGCCGACGTGGGCGGCGACATCTACTGCACGGCCGGCTTCGGGCAGGCCGCTGACTGGTACCGCAACATCACGGTCAATCCTCGGGTGGAAGTCTGGCTGCCTGACGGCCGGTGGTCGGGATCGGCAGAGGACGTCACAGGAAGGCCGGATCGAATAGACCTGTTTCGCAGGGTCATCATAGCCAGCGGCTTCGCAGGTCCCTTGTTCGGGGTAAACGAGAAGAAGATCACCGATGCGGAAGTAGAGAGCCTGCTGGGGACCTACAGGCTGGTCCGCATCCAGCGAGAGCAGGCCGTCACAGGGCGCGGCGGCCCTGGAGACCTGGCATGGGTGTGGCCCCTGGCGGCGCTTATCCTCGTGTTGCTGCTGGTCGTAAGGGGCTGGCGCCGATTAGATCGGGCCTTCTCCTTTGAAGAATGA